In Kitasatospora sp. NBC_00240, the following are encoded in one genomic region:
- a CDS encoding Gfo/Idh/MocA family protein codes for MAIRPIGIIMNGVTGRMGYRQHLVRSILAIREQGGLVLPDGTVVHPEPVLVGRNEDRLRAIAERHGIEQWTTDLDKALADPANEIYFDAQLTQVREQSIRAAIAAGKHIYTEKPTAESLDAALELSRLARAAGVRDGVVQDKLFLPGLRKLKRLVESGFFGRILSVRGEFGYWVFEGDWQSAQRPSWNYRAEDGGGMVLDMFPHWQYVLEQTFAPITSVYAHTATHIPERRDEAGRPYPATADDAAYGIFELEGGIVAQINSSWAVRVDRDELVEFQVDGTEGSAVAGLRNCRFQHRAGTPKPVWNPDLPVTEPFREQWQQVPDNAEFDNGFKAQWEQFLAHVVADAPFPYDLLAGAKGVQLAELAQESARTGQRLPIPPLAR; via the coding sequence ATGGCCATCCGGCCGATCGGCATCATCATGAACGGCGTCACCGGACGCATGGGCTACCGCCAGCACCTGGTCCGGTCGATCCTCGCGATCCGCGAGCAGGGCGGGCTCGTACTGCCGGACGGCACGGTCGTCCACCCCGAGCCCGTGCTGGTCGGCCGCAACGAGGACCGGCTGCGGGCCATCGCCGAACGGCACGGCATCGAGCAGTGGACCACCGACCTCGACAAGGCGCTCGCCGACCCGGCCAACGAGATCTACTTCGACGCCCAGCTGACCCAGGTCCGGGAACAGTCGATCCGGGCCGCGATCGCCGCCGGCAAGCACATCTACACCGAGAAGCCCACCGCCGAATCGCTCGACGCGGCCCTGGAGTTGTCGCGGCTGGCGCGGGCCGCCGGGGTCCGCGACGGCGTGGTGCAGGACAAGCTCTTCCTGCCCGGCCTGCGGAAACTGAAGCGGCTGGTGGAAAGCGGCTTCTTCGGCCGGATCCTCTCCGTCCGGGGCGAGTTCGGCTACTGGGTCTTCGAAGGCGACTGGCAGAGCGCCCAGCGCCCGTCCTGGAACTACCGGGCCGAGGACGGCGGCGGCATGGTGCTGGACATGTTCCCGCACTGGCAGTACGTCCTGGAGCAGACCTTCGCCCCGATCACCTCGGTGTACGCGCACACCGCCACCCACATCCCGGAGCGCCGGGACGAGGCGGGCCGCCCCTACCCGGCCACCGCCGACGACGCCGCCTACGGCATCTTCGAGCTGGAGGGCGGCATCGTGGCCCAGATCAACTCCTCCTGGGCGGTGCGGGTCGACCGGGACGAGCTGGTCGAGTTCCAGGTCGACGGCACCGAGGGCAGCGCCGTCGCCGGACTGCGCAACTGCCGCTTCCAGCACCGGGCCGGCACCCCCAAGCCGGTCTGGAACCCGGACCTGCCGGTCACCGAGCCGTTCCGCGAGCAGTGGCAGCAGGTGCCCGACAACGCCGAGTTCGACAACGGCTTCAAGGCCCAGTGGGAGCAGTTCCTGGCCCATGTGGTCGCGGACGCGCCGTTCCCCTACGACCTGCTGGCCGGTGCCAAGGGCGTCCAACTCGCCGAGCTGGCGCAGGAGTCGGCCCGAACCGGCCAGCGGCTGCCGATTCCGCCGCTGGCCCGCTGA
- a CDS encoding beta-galactosidase family protein: MHQPAPRLTLTDTGFLRDGRPHRIVSAAVHYFRVHPDLWQDRLLRLRAMGVNTVETYVAWNVHEPVRGRYDFSGGQDVVAFVRTAGDLGLDVIVRPGPYICAEWEFGGLPGWLLAEPGMRLRRVNTPYLAAVDAWFDVLVPVLLPLLAGNGGPVVAMGVENEYGSYGNETAYLEHLRAGLVRRGVDCLLFTADGAADGFQLGGRLPGLLTTGTFGSRPKSALDCLRRHQPTGPLVCMEFWHGWFDHWGEPHHTRDAREAAAVLDELLAAGASVNIYMGHGGTNFGWYNGANHTGQVYQPTVTSYDYDAPVGEAGELTEKFHRFREVIEKHTGPVAHTPPPPPARLTPRSIVPDARAALLPALDALAEPAYRSEPEPMESLGQSLGLIHYRTRLRGPLEHVELRVDGLADRAQVFLDGVELGVLDRNRPGQALPLTVPAHGAELNLLVENLGRINYGPLLADRKGITGGVRLDSQYQFGWEIRPLPLTDLSALPFEEDPAPSGIRPTGPAFHRAVLDLDAPADGFLALPGWGRGTLWLNGFALGRYREEGPQRTLYAPAPLWRAGRNEIVVLELHRPGPAVELRDTPDLGPAEPAPIPAW; the protein is encoded by the coding sequence ATGCACCAGCCAGCCCCCCGCCTCACCCTCACCGACACCGGCTTCCTGCGCGACGGCCGGCCCCACCGGATCGTCTCCGCCGCCGTCCACTACTTCCGGGTCCACCCCGACCTCTGGCAGGACCGGCTCCTGCGGCTGCGCGCGATGGGGGTGAACACCGTCGAGACGTACGTCGCCTGGAACGTCCACGAACCCGTACGCGGGCGCTACGACTTCAGCGGCGGGCAGGACGTCGTGGCCTTCGTCCGTACCGCCGGCGATCTGGGGCTGGACGTGATCGTCCGGCCGGGGCCGTACATCTGCGCCGAGTGGGAGTTCGGCGGCCTGCCCGGCTGGCTGCTCGCCGAGCCCGGGATGCGGCTGCGCCGGGTCAACACCCCGTACCTGGCCGCCGTGGACGCCTGGTTCGACGTCCTGGTGCCCGTCCTGCTCCCGCTGCTCGCGGGCAACGGGGGCCCGGTGGTCGCGATGGGCGTCGAGAACGAGTACGGCAGCTACGGCAACGAGACGGCGTACCTGGAGCACCTGCGCGCGGGCCTGGTCCGACGCGGCGTCGACTGCCTGCTGTTCACCGCCGACGGCGCAGCCGACGGGTTCCAGCTCGGCGGACGGCTGCCCGGGCTGCTCACCACCGGCACCTTCGGCTCCCGCCCGAAGTCCGCGCTGGACTGCCTCCGCCGGCACCAGCCGACCGGGCCGCTGGTCTGCATGGAGTTCTGGCACGGCTGGTTCGACCACTGGGGCGAGCCGCACCACACCCGGGACGCCCGGGAGGCGGCCGCCGTGCTGGACGAACTCCTCGCAGCAGGCGCCTCGGTGAACATCTACATGGGTCACGGCGGCACCAACTTCGGCTGGTACAACGGCGCCAACCACACCGGGCAGGTCTACCAGCCGACCGTCACCAGCTACGACTACGACGCCCCGGTCGGCGAGGCGGGTGAACTCACCGAGAAGTTCCACCGCTTCCGCGAGGTGATCGAGAAGCACACCGGCCCGGTCGCCCACACTCCCCCGCCGCCGCCCGCCCGACTGACCCCGCGAAGCATCGTCCCGGACGCGCGGGCCGCCCTGCTGCCCGCGCTGGACGCGCTGGCCGAGCCGGCGTACCGCTCCGAGCCCGAGCCGATGGAGTCGCTCGGCCAGTCCCTCGGCCTGATCCACTACCGCACCCGGCTGCGCGGCCCGCTGGAGCACGTGGAGCTGCGGGTCGACGGCCTCGCCGACCGCGCCCAGGTCTTCCTGGACGGGGTGGAGCTGGGCGTGCTCGACCGCAACCGGCCCGGCCAGGCGCTGCCGCTGACCGTCCCGGCCCACGGCGCCGAACTCAACCTCCTGGTGGAGAACTTGGGCCGGATCAACTACGGCCCGCTGCTCGCCGACCGCAAGGGCATCACCGGCGGGGTCCGGCTGGACAGCCAGTACCAGTTCGGCTGGGAGATCCGCCCGCTGCCGCTCACCGACCTCTCCGCGCTGCCGTTCGAGGAAGATCCGGCTCCGTCCGGCATCCGGCCCACCGGCCCGGCCTTCCACCGGGCGGTGCTGGACCTCGACGCGCCCGCCGACGGCTTCCTCGCCCTGCCCGGCTGGGGCCGGGGCACGCTCTGGCTCAACGGCTTCGCGCTCGGCCGCTACCGGGAGGAGGGGCCGCAGCGCACCCTGTACGCGCCCGCGCCGCTGTGGCGGGCCGGGCGGAACGAGATCGTCGTGCTGGAGCTGCACCGCCCGGGCCCCGCCGTCGAACTGCGGGACACCCCCGACCTCGGCCCGGCCGAACCGGCCCCGATCCCGGCCTGGTGA
- a CDS encoding dihydrodipicolinate synthase family protein gives MSDEILLPRPSGELLRYRVPEPPSWPAPGGPARSRTVFAAAHVVADPAREHRPGAPAALDWEATLAFREHLWSLGLGVADAMDTAQRGMGLDWATTRELITRSGAAARACGGRLACGAGTDQLTVTAPGLKEITEAFQEQVEVVEAAGAQVILMASRALAATATGPEDYAEVYGRLLAGTDRPAVLHWLGTPFDPALEGYWGSADLDEAAAHVLEIIRDNAAKVDGIKVSLLDADREIALRRALPEGIKMYTGDDFHYPELILGDDRGFSHALLGVFDPLAGHAAAALDALDRGNTAAYRAILDPTVPLARHIFGAPTRHYKTGVVLLAHLAGHQDHFTMVGGEQDSRDVVHLAEVFRLAGEAGALPDPDLATARMRAFLASKGVAA, from the coding sequence ATGTCCGACGAGATCCTGCTCCCCCGGCCCTCCGGGGAGCTCCTGCGCTACCGGGTCCCCGAGCCGCCGTCCTGGCCCGCGCCGGGCGGCCCGGCCCGCAGCCGCACCGTGTTCGCGGCCGCCCACGTGGTCGCCGACCCCGCCCGGGAGCACCGGCCGGGCGCGCCCGCCGCGCTCGACTGGGAGGCCACCCTGGCCTTCCGCGAGCACCTGTGGTCGCTCGGACTGGGCGTCGCCGACGCGATGGACACCGCACAGCGCGGCATGGGCCTGGACTGGGCCACCACCCGCGAGCTGATCACCCGCTCCGGCGCCGCCGCCCGGGCCTGCGGCGGGCGGCTGGCCTGCGGCGCGGGGACGGACCAACTGACCGTCACGGCACCCGGCTTGAAGGAGATCACCGAGGCCTTCCAGGAGCAGGTGGAGGTGGTCGAGGCAGCCGGGGCCCAGGTGATCCTGATGGCCAGCCGGGCACTGGCCGCCACCGCGACCGGCCCGGAGGACTACGCCGAGGTCTACGGCCGACTGCTGGCCGGGACGGACCGGCCGGCCGTCCTGCACTGGCTCGGCACACCCTTCGACCCGGCCCTGGAGGGCTACTGGGGATCGGCCGACCTGGACGAGGCGGCCGCCCACGTGCTGGAGATCATCCGCGACAACGCGGCCAAGGTGGACGGCATCAAGGTCTCCCTGCTGGACGCCGACCGGGAGATCGCGCTGCGCCGCGCGCTGCCCGAGGGCATCAAGATGTACACCGGCGACGACTTCCACTACCCGGAGCTGATCCTCGGCGACGACCGCGGCTTCAGCCACGCCCTGCTGGGGGTCTTCGACCCGCTCGCCGGCCACGCCGCGGCCGCCCTGGACGCCCTGGACCGGGGCAACACCGCCGCGTACCGGGCGATCCTCGACCCCACCGTGCCGCTGGCCCGGCACATCTTCGGCGCGCCGACCCGCCACTACAAGACCGGCGTGGTCCTGCTGGCCCATCTCGCCGGCCACCAGGACCACTTCACCATGGTCGGCGGCGAGCAGGACAGCCGCGACGTCGTCCACCTCGCCGAGGTGTTCCGCCTGGCCGGGGAGGCCGGGGCGCTGCCCGACCCGGACCTCGCGACCGCGCGGATGCGGGCCTTCCTCGCCTCGAAGGGAGTGGCCGCATGA
- a CDS encoding DUF2199 domain-containing protein has translation MSDAHDHTCSCCAEPQSGPPMSYGAPAPVVWKDRYARRRDSELTADVCMIKGKHFFVHGLVEIPVLDSGEVFSWGVWVSLSEPNFARTHDLWEDPAREQEPPYFGWLTTELPVYAESTLNLKTHVRTRAVGLRPLIELEPTDHPLAVEQREGITMARVHELADRLLRG, from the coding sequence ATGTCCGACGCTCACGACCACACCTGCTCCTGCTGCGCCGAGCCGCAGTCCGGCCCGCCGATGTCCTACGGCGCCCCTGCCCCCGTGGTCTGGAAGGACCGGTACGCCCGGCGCCGGGACAGCGAGCTGACCGCCGACGTCTGCATGATCAAGGGGAAGCACTTCTTCGTGCACGGTCTGGTGGAGATCCCGGTGCTCGACAGCGGCGAGGTCTTCTCCTGGGGTGTGTGGGTCTCCCTCAGCGAGCCGAACTTCGCCCGCACGCACGACCTGTGGGAGGACCCGGCGCGCGAGCAGGAGCCGCCGTACTTCGGCTGGCTCACCACCGAGCTGCCCGTCTACGCCGAATCGACACTGAACCTCAAGACCCACGTCCGCACCCGGGCCGTCGGCCTGCGCCCGCTGATCGAACTCGAACCCACCGACCACCCGCTCGCGGTGGAACAGCGGGAGGGCATCACCATGGCCCGGGTCCACGAGCTGGCCGACCGGCTGCTGCGGGGCTGA
- a CDS encoding carbohydrate binding domain-containing protein, whose protein sequence is MFLPRPHRLKAFAVGAALTAALGALSAPPAASAAPTTWYLDCAAGSGGSGSQATPWNSLAAANAHLFGPGDQLLLKRGSTCTGTLKPQGSGTAGAPVTLAAYGPGSARPVVAGDAATGEKAAVHLYNVEQWEIRDLEITFQDTGAARKERNGLLVEIADLPDGVGTHYVVDDVHVHDVNGDNGKFSNGIQFRVSGATTPTNFDDVLVQNSRISRVDREGLTNRSTWMCRPSYGSGDGCGSTVNWRASTRIVFRGNTLNDIGGDGIVVRAADHALVEHNTAYDLAMRPMGSNAGIWTINSDRSTIQYNEVHHVRRLSDNNDGMAFDSDYGNTDALFQYNHSHDNEGGFMLFCGACGAGSSSTGTVVRYNLSSNDRTRWLFAVGEKNARMYNNTAYLPPGSTAPVIQQGGGSSVTRLSGNIFSNLGTGGYSGWGGNAYKPADFSWDSNVFHGNHPANEPADPRKVTADPGLLNPGGSTAADYRLGVGSPARGAGATVAANGGLDWFGSAVPAVCRPDIGFHQASSFDDAACSAADLVGNPGFETGALAPWTWYGGAVADPAGAHTGGFGVRVGPSPAAAEQVVTVAPNTTYRLSGWGRVSATGTEVSLGAKQYDAAGSSTRAGFTATTYALGSTQFTTGPGATTARIYCYARSGTGYGYCDDITLVPS, encoded by the coding sequence ATGTTCCTGCCCCGCCCCCACCGGCTCAAGGCGTTCGCCGTCGGCGCCGCCCTGACCGCCGCCCTGGGCGCGCTCAGCGCCCCGCCCGCGGCGTCCGCCGCCCCCACCACCTGGTACCTGGACTGCGCCGCGGGCAGCGGCGGCTCCGGCAGCCAGGCCACCCCCTGGAACAGCCTTGCCGCCGCCAACGCCCACCTGTTCGGCCCGGGCGACCAGCTGCTGCTCAAGCGTGGCAGCACCTGCACCGGCACCCTGAAGCCCCAGGGCTCCGGCACCGCCGGCGCTCCCGTCACCCTGGCCGCCTACGGCCCCGGCAGCGCCCGCCCGGTGGTCGCCGGCGACGCCGCCACCGGCGAGAAGGCCGCCGTCCACCTCTACAACGTGGAGCAGTGGGAGATCCGCGACCTGGAGATCACCTTCCAGGACACCGGCGCCGCCAGGAAGGAGCGCAACGGCCTGCTGGTCGAGATCGCCGACCTCCCCGACGGGGTGGGCACCCACTACGTGGTCGACGACGTCCACGTGCACGACGTCAACGGCGACAACGGGAAGTTCAGCAACGGGATCCAGTTCCGGGTCAGCGGTGCCACCACCCCGACCAACTTCGACGACGTCCTGGTGCAGAACTCCCGGATCTCCCGGGTGGACCGCGAAGGCCTCACCAACCGCTCGACCTGGATGTGCCGCCCCTCCTACGGCAGCGGCGACGGCTGCGGCAGCACCGTCAACTGGCGGGCCAGCACCCGGATCGTCTTCCGCGGGAACACCCTGAACGACATCGGCGGCGACGGGATCGTGGTGCGCGCGGCCGACCACGCGCTGGTCGAGCACAACACCGCCTACGACCTGGCGATGCGCCCGATGGGCTCCAACGCCGGTATCTGGACGATCAATTCGGACCGGTCGACGATCCAGTACAACGAGGTGCACCACGTCCGCCGGCTGTCCGACAACAACGACGGCATGGCCTTCGACTCCGACTACGGCAACACCGACGCGCTGTTCCAGTACAACCACAGCCACGACAACGAGGGCGGCTTCATGCTGTTCTGCGGGGCCTGCGGCGCGGGTTCCAGCAGCACGGGGACGGTCGTCCGGTACAACCTGAGCAGCAACGACAGGACGCGCTGGCTCTTCGCGGTCGGCGAGAAGAACGCCCGGATGTACAACAACACCGCCTATCTGCCGCCGGGTTCGACCGCGCCGGTGATCCAGCAGGGCGGCGGCAGCTCGGTCACCCGGCTGAGCGGCAACATCTTCTCCAACCTCGGCACCGGCGGGTACTCCGGCTGGGGCGGCAACGCCTACAAGCCCGCCGACTTCAGCTGGGACTCCAACGTCTTCCACGGCAACCACCCCGCGAACGAACCGGCCGACCCGCGCAAGGTCACGGCCGATCCGGGCCTGCTGAACCCGGGCGGCAGCACCGCCGCCGACTACCGGCTGGGTGTCGGCTCCCCCGCCCGCGGGGCCGGCGCCACCGTCGCGGCCAACGGCGGGCTGGACTGGTTCGGCTCGGCGGTGCCGGCCGTCTGCCGCCCCGACATCGGCTTCCATCAGGCGAGTTCCTTCGACGACGCCGCCTGCTCGGCCGCCGACCTGGTGGGCAACCCCGGCTTCGAGACCGGCGCCCTGGCCCCCTGGACGTGGTACGGCGGCGCGGTCGCCGACCCGGCGGGCGCCCACACCGGCGGCTTCGGCGTCCGGGTCGGCCCCTCGCCGGCCGCCGCCGAGCAGGTCGTCACGGTCGCGCCCAACACCACGTACCGGCTGTCGGGTTGGGGCAGGGTGTCGGCCACCGGCACCGAGGTCTCGCTCGGGGCCAAGCAGTACGACGCCGCCGGCTCCAGCACCAGGGCCGGCTTCACCGCGACCACGTACGCCCTGGGCAGCACGCAGTTCACCACCGGCCCGGGCGCGACGACGGCCAGAATCTACTGCTACGCCCGCAGCGGCACCGGTTACGGGTACTGCGACGACATCACGCTCGTCCCGTCCTGA
- a CDS encoding glycerate kinase has translation MNPRTARRFLVAPDKFKGSLTAARAADHLAAGLRDRAPGAAVRVLPVADGGEGTVDAVVAAGFERRTLLVEGPLGNPVEASFALRDRTAVVELAQASGLDRLPGRRPDPLRAGTRGTGQLIAAALDAGAGTVVLGVGGSASTDGGTGMLTALGARFTDAAGHPLAQGGGALAGLARADLSGLDPRLAATRIVLASDVDNPLLGPDGAAAVYGPQKGASTQQVRQLEQGLRRLVEVLAGPAGAAARRPGAGAAGGTGFAALACLGAVRRRGIDVLLEATGFGPALAATDLVITGEGSLDAQTLQGKAPAGVAAAARRQGVPVVAVCGRLSLDAAGLAALGVSRAYPLSALEPDPARSMAGAGPLLERLGARIAEDFGAGPRQPGPRDPGNTPAPGVGPVD, from the coding sequence GTGAACCCTCGCACCGCCCGTCGCTTCCTGGTCGCCCCCGACAAGTTCAAGGGTTCGCTGACCGCCGCCCGGGCGGCCGACCACCTCGCCGCCGGACTGCGCGACCGGGCCCCGGGGGCGGCCGTGCGCGTGCTGCCCGTCGCCGACGGCGGGGAGGGCACGGTGGACGCCGTGGTGGCGGCCGGGTTCGAGCGCCGCACCCTGCTGGTCGAGGGCCCGCTGGGCAACCCGGTCGAGGCCTCCTTCGCGCTGCGCGACCGGACGGCGGTGGTCGAGCTGGCCCAGGCCTCCGGTCTCGACCGGCTGCCCGGCCGGCGGCCCGACCCGCTACGGGCCGGCACCCGCGGCACCGGGCAACTGATCGCCGCCGCACTCGACGCGGGCGCCGGGACGGTCGTGCTCGGCGTCGGCGGGAGCGCCTCGACGGACGGCGGCACCGGAATGCTCACCGCCCTCGGCGCGCGCTTCACCGACGCCGCCGGCCACCCGCTCGCCCAAGGCGGCGGGGCGCTGGCCGGGTTGGCGCGGGCGGACCTGTCCGGGCTCGACCCCCGGCTGGCCGCGACCAGGATCGTGCTGGCGAGCGACGTGGACAATCCGCTGCTCGGGCCGGACGGCGCCGCCGCCGTGTACGGCCCGCAGAAGGGGGCCTCCACCCAGCAGGTCCGGCAGCTGGAGCAGGGTCTGCGCCGGCTGGTCGAGGTGCTGGCCGGACCGGCCGGGGCGGCGGCCCGGCGGCCCGGGGCCGGCGCGGCAGGCGGCACCGGGTTCGCCGCGCTGGCCTGCCTGGGGGCCGTCCGCCGTCGGGGCATCGACGTCCTGCTGGAGGCCACCGGCTTCGGCCCGGCGCTCGCCGCCACCGACCTGGTGATCACCGGCGAGGGCTCGCTCGACGCGCAGACCCTGCAGGGCAAGGCACCCGCCGGGGTGGCCGCCGCCGCCCGGCGGCAGGGCGTGCCGGTGGTCGCGGTCTGCGGCCGGCTCAGCCTGGACGCGGCGGGCCTGGCGGCCCTCGGCGTCAGCCGCGCGTACCCGCTCAGCGCCCTGGAGCCCGACCCGGCGCGCTCGATGGCCGGGGCCGGCCCGCTGCTGGAGCGGCTCGGTGCCCGGATCGCGGAGGACTTCGGCGCGGGCCCCCGACAGCCGGGCCCCCGCGACCCGGGCAACACCCCCGCGCCGGGTGTCGGACCCGTTGACTAG
- a CDS encoding substrate-binding domain-containing protein, translated as MTLSSEERRARILEVVRDAGTVRVVDLAARIGISAVTARRDVAALADAGLLHRVHGSVALPDTGAFGKPEGRDRVIGMLVPTVASYFNEVIAGARASAATAGAQLVLAISPYEARDDRAQVERLLESGVDGLLLTPNWRPGSRPADSEWLAELPVPTVLVERKARPGTAGAELDAVSSDHQHGVLLALRHLASLGHRSVLLAAREDTWTAQRVRTGYAKGMQYLGMEAYPVTDIRLAGPGATAAAPDLEYVADQIARAVGQGVRAALVHNDQDAIQLAPLMRARGLRIPDDLALISYDDVFAALAAPPLTAVAPPKRAVGGAALDLLLRRLGGGASLPVHHIELLAGLKVRGSCGAQVAAVPAEGPAQGE; from the coding sequence ATGACCCTCTCGTCCGAGGAACGCCGCGCGCGGATCCTTGAGGTGGTGCGCGACGCCGGGACCGTACGGGTGGTGGACCTGGCCGCCCGGATCGGGATCTCCGCCGTCACGGCCCGCCGCGACGTCGCCGCGCTGGCGGACGCCGGCCTGCTGCACCGCGTGCACGGCTCGGTCGCGCTCCCCGACACCGGGGCGTTCGGCAAACCCGAGGGCCGCGACCGGGTGATCGGCATGCTGGTGCCCACGGTGGCCTCGTACTTCAACGAGGTGATCGCCGGCGCCCGCGCCTCCGCGGCCACCGCCGGCGCCCAGCTCGTGCTGGCGATCTCGCCCTACGAGGCCCGCGACGACCGGGCCCAGGTGGAGCGCCTGCTGGAGTCCGGCGTGGACGGACTGCTGCTCACCCCCAACTGGCGGCCCGGCAGCCGGCCCGCCGACAGCGAGTGGCTGGCCGAACTCCCGGTGCCGACCGTCCTGGTGGAGCGCAAGGCCCGGCCGGGTACGGCCGGCGCGGAGCTGGACGCGGTCTCCTCCGACCACCAGCACGGCGTGCTGCTGGCCCTGCGCCACCTCGCCTCGCTCGGCCACCGGTCGGTGCTGCTGGCCGCCCGCGAGGACACCTGGACGGCGCAGCGGGTCCGGACCGGCTACGCCAAGGGCATGCAGTACCTGGGCATGGAGGCGTACCCGGTGACCGACATCCGGCTGGCCGGGCCCGGGGCGACCGCCGCCGCGCCGGACCTGGAGTACGTGGCCGACCAGATCGCCCGGGCGGTCGGGCAGGGCGTGCGCGCCGCGCTCGTCCACAACGACCAGGACGCCATCCAGCTGGCGCCGCTGATGCGGGCCCGCGGCCTGCGGATCCCGGACGACCTGGCGCTGATCTCCTACGACGACGTGTTCGCGGCCCTGGCGGCGCCGCCGCTGACGGCCGTCGCCCCGCCCAAGCGGGCGGTCGGCGGGGCCGCCCTGGACCTGCTGCTGCGCCGGCTCGGCGGCGGCGCCTCGCTGCCCGTCCACCACATCGAGCTGCTGGCCGGCCTGAAGGTCCGCGGCTCCTGCGGCGCCCAGGTCGCCGCGGTGCCTGCCGAGGGGCCGGCACAGGGGGAGTGA
- a CDS encoding sugar phosphate isomerase/epimerase, producing the protein MTAGTLPRPAGGPNAAPGLERLSLNTATTKRWTLPEAVDGCVRAGIPGIGLWRDRVAETGAAKAARLVRDAGLTVTSLCRGGFLTAPDAAGRAAALDDNRRAVEEAATLGTGVLVLVCGGLPEGSRDLPGARRAVADALAELAPYAGEHGVRLAIEPLHPMFCADRAVVSTLGQALDLAEAVGARTGENGVGVVVDTYHVWWDPQVEEQIARAADRILAFQVCDWTLPLPADALLGRGHVGDGLIDIPRLAAAVTAAGYTGFTEVEIFNQEVWDTPGDLTLRTLVERHRTHLARI; encoded by the coding sequence ATGACCGCCGGCACCCTTCCCCGCCCGGCCGGCGGCCCGAACGCCGCCCCCGGGCTCGAACGGCTCTCGCTCAACACCGCCACCACCAAGCGCTGGACCCTCCCCGAGGCCGTCGACGGCTGCGTACGGGCCGGCATCCCCGGCATCGGACTGTGGCGCGACCGGGTCGCCGAGACGGGCGCCGCGAAGGCCGCCCGACTGGTCCGCGACGCCGGGCTGACCGTCACCAGCCTCTGCCGCGGCGGCTTCCTCACCGCGCCGGACGCCGCCGGGCGGGCCGCCGCCCTGGACGACAACCGCCGCGCCGTCGAGGAGGCGGCGACGCTCGGCACCGGCGTGCTGGTCCTGGTCTGCGGCGGACTGCCCGAAGGCAGCCGCGACCTGCCCGGCGCGCGCCGCGCGGTCGCCGACGCGCTCGCCGAACTCGCTCCGTACGCCGGGGAGCACGGCGTCCGGCTGGCGATCGAACCACTGCACCCGATGTTCTGCGCCGACCGGGCCGTGGTCTCCACCCTCGGGCAGGCCCTGGACCTCGCCGAGGCGGTCGGGGCCCGGACGGGCGAGAACGGGGTGGGCGTGGTCGTCGACACCTACCACGTCTGGTGGGACCCTCAGGTGGAGGAGCAGATCGCCCGCGCGGCCGACCGGATCCTGGCCTTCCAGGTCTGCGACTGGACGCTGCCGCTGCCCGCCGACGCGCTGCTCGGCCGCGGCCACGTCGGCGACGGTCTGATCGACATCCCGCGGCTGGCGGCCGCCGTGACCGCCGCCGGATACACCGGGTTCACCGAGGTGGAGATCTTCAACCAGGAGGTCTGGGACACCCCGGGCGACCTGACCCTGCGTACCCTCGTCGAACGCCACCGCACCCACCTCGCCCGGATCTGA